From Nitrosopumilus zosterae, the proteins below share one genomic window:
- a CDS encoding ROK family protein yields the protein MYKIGIDLGGTKTEVILLDENLRALERKRIPTPQNDYEEIINNISSLVLEVSENISDFSIGVCTPGAISKQTGLIKNSNTQCLIGNSLKQDLEKKLGKKISIENDANCFTMAEAKMGAAMDYGLVFGVIMGTGIGGGIVIDGNLHSGRTNIAGEWGHHILHRNGNSCYCGKAGCVETYISGPSLEKQWKKQTGKSMSLPEILSNIDNKVGQKWKDEFLENFGYGLANVIDILDPDAIVLGGGLSNIDFLYTEGKKLVYDKVFSDLVDTPILKNKLGDSAGVYGAALLT from the coding sequence TTGTATAAAATTGGCATAGATTTAGGCGGTACCAAAACCGAAGTAATTTTACTTGATGAAAATCTTCGTGCTTTAGAAAGAAAAAGAATCCCAACACCACAAAATGATTATGAAGAAATAATCAATAACATTTCCTCTTTGGTTTTGGAAGTATCAGAAAATATTTCTGATTTTTCTATTGGTGTTTGTACACCTGGTGCCATTTCTAAACAAACTGGATTAATAAAAAACAGCAATACTCAATGCTTGATTGGGAACTCTCTAAAACAAGATCTAGAAAAAAAACTTGGGAAAAAAATTTCTATTGAAAACGATGCTAATTGTTTCACTATGGCAGAAGCTAAAATGGGTGCTGCTATGGATTATGGTTTAGTTTTTGGAGTAATCATGGGTACTGGTATTGGAGGCGGTATTGTGATTGATGGAAATCTTCATTCTGGTAGAACCAACATCGCTGGAGAATGGGGACATCATATTTTACATCGTAATGGAAATTCCTGTTATTGCGGAAAAGCTGGGTGTGTTGAAACTTACATCAGCGGCCCGTCATTAGAAAAACAATGGAAAAAACAAACTGGCAAATCTATGTCTCTTCCTGAAATTCTTTCTAATATTGACAATAAGGTTGGCCAGAAATGGAAAGATGAATTTCTTGAAAATTTTGGTTACGGCCTTGCTAATGTAATTGACATTTTAGATCCTGACGCAATTGTTTTAGGTGGTGGTTTGTCAAATATTGATTTTCTATACACTGAAGGAAAGAAATTAGTTTATGATAAAGTATTTTCAGATCTAGTTGATACTCCAATTTTGAAAAACAAATTAGGTGATTCTGCTGGTGTGTATGGTGCAGCGCTATTAACTTAG
- a CDS encoding DUF2024 family protein, giving the protein MDFHVFDTYVKAKDGHTMHFDVVTDESDIEKAISFAEEWLKGIGEETAKVSTEECRFCHTQSVPEDMEIEIMTNGYFIQRIDGCPEN; this is encoded by the coding sequence ATGGATTTTCATGTTTTTGACACATATGTTAAGGCAAAAGATGGTCATACAATGCATTTTGATGTAGTTACTGATGAAAGCGATATAGAAAAAGCGATTTCTTTTGCAGAAGAATGGCTAAAAGGAATTGGGGAAGAAACAGCAAAAGTAAGCACAGAGGAATGTAGATTTTGCCATACGCAATCAGTTCCAGAAGATATGGAAATTGAGATAATGACAAATGGATATTTTATTCAAAGAATAGATGGGTGTCCTGAAAACTAA
- the guaA gene encoding glutamine-hydrolyzing GMP synthase — translation MDKIVVLDFGSQYSHLICRRIREFSVYAELVPYDISFEELQKLNPKGIIFSGGPSSVYNSDAPVPENKIFEMNLPLLGICYGHQLIVNKYGGKVKRANKEYGSSLLTIDNDKDLLNGIGESVRAWMSHGDEAEQIPPGFQVIGHTEGAKAAAIASENKSIYGIQFHPEVVHTEQGTEILKNFVLKVCGANQDWTMEGFIDSAVEKISKIEGNVLCGVSGGIDSTVVALLIHKAIGDRLKCVFVNNGLLRLNEEKEIEAMFKDNFKVNFTSIDAADQFLGKLKGVEDPEKKRMIVGEEFIHVFTEFAEKNGPFKWLAQGTLYPDVIESGVSKGPAAVIKSHHNVGGLPDWLNLEILEPLRELYKDEVRKIAKILQVPEKLFMRHPFPGPGLAVRIIGEVTPTKLTIAKVASRIVEDELLEANLYDKVWQAYAAVGDDRAVGVVGDERRYGNIVMIRVVDSIDAMTADWTRLPHGLLEKMSNRITNEIEDVTWVTYTISSKPPATIEPQ, via the coding sequence ATGGACAAAATAGTAGTTTTAGATTTCGGGTCACAGTATAGCCATTTGATTTGCAGAAGAATAAGAGAATTTTCAGTTTATGCAGAACTTGTACCTTATGATATTAGTTTTGAGGAATTACAGAAACTTAATCCAAAAGGAATAATTTTTTCTGGAGGACCATCAAGCGTTTATAATTCAGATGCCCCAGTTCCTGAAAATAAAATATTTGAAATGAATTTACCGTTACTCGGAATTTGTTACGGACATCAATTAATTGTTAACAAGTACGGCGGCAAAGTAAAAAGAGCAAACAAAGAATATGGTTCATCTTTGCTTACAATTGATAATGACAAAGATCTTCTAAATGGGATTGGAGAATCAGTTAGAGCATGGATGAGTCACGGTGATGAAGCTGAGCAAATTCCACCTGGATTTCAAGTTATTGGACATACAGAAGGTGCAAAAGCTGCGGCAATTGCATCAGAAAACAAATCAATTTATGGAATTCAATTTCATCCAGAAGTAGTACATACAGAACAAGGTACAGAAATTCTCAAGAATTTTGTTTTGAAAGTTTGTGGTGCAAATCAAGATTGGACTATGGAGGGATTTATTGATTCTGCAGTAGAGAAAATTTCTAAAATTGAAGGAAATGTACTTTGTGGAGTTAGTGGTGGGATAGATTCCACAGTAGTGGCACTACTAATTCACAAAGCAATCGGGGATAGACTAAAGTGTGTTTTTGTAAATAATGGCCTCTTACGATTAAATGAAGAAAAAGAAATTGAGGCGATGTTTAAAGATAATTTCAAAGTGAATTTTACTTCAATTGATGCTGCTGATCAATTTCTTGGGAAACTCAAAGGTGTAGAAGATCCTGAAAAGAAAAGAATGATTGTGGGTGAGGAATTCATTCATGTTTTTACAGAGTTTGCAGAAAAAAATGGTCCCTTCAAATGGCTGGCTCAAGGAACACTATACCCAGATGTGATTGAGAGTGGAGTCTCCAAAGGTCCTGCAGCTGTGATAAAATCTCACCACAATGTAGGAGGACTGCCAGATTGGCTTAATTTAGAAATTTTAGAACCATTAAGGGAACTGTATAAAGATGAGGTAAGAAAAATAGCAAAAATTCTTCAAGTTCCAGAAAAGCTTTTCATGAGACATCCATTTCCCGGTCCAGGACTAGCTGTCAGAATAATCGGAGAGGTAACCCCAACTAAACTAACGATTGCAAAAGTGGCTAGTAGAATTGTTGAAGATGAATTACTAGAAGCTAATTTGTATGATAAAGTATGGCAAGCTTATGCAGCTGTAGGTGATGATAGAGCAGTAGGCGTAGTTGGTGATGAACGAAGATATGGAAATATTGTAATGATTAGAGTCGTAGATTCAATAGATGCAATGACGGCAGATTGGACTCGACTTCCACATGGACTTTTAGAGAAGATGAGTAATAGAATAACAAATGAGATTGAAGATGTCACATGGGTAACATACACAATTTCAAGTAAACCGCCTGCAACGATTGAGCCACAGTAG
- a CDS encoding 6-hydroxymethylpterin diphosphokinase MptE-like protein — protein sequence MMKLGWKKRYADILKEFNYSEKKDKESAILLNSILKESNANQKIIRLIEGKTVFVIGSGPSLLTAIPVLKRYRKSIKIAADSSLESLVKNGIMPNIIVTDLDGDEDTLKKIAKTQAIFVVHAHGDNMEKLALAKKFKNCIGTTQSKPFSKIQNFGGFTDGDRGVFLANHYGAKKIILFGMDFGKKIGKFSKTKKIDRETKLMKLKKGENLLEWLSTITKSELFTTSKSIKGFQKISYKELDIIIT from the coding sequence ATGATGAAATTAGGTTGGAAAAAGAGATATGCAGATATTTTAAAAGAATTCAATTATAGTGAAAAAAAGGATAAAGAGTCAGCTATTCTGTTAAACTCAATTTTAAAAGAATCAAACGCAAATCAGAAAATTATCCGCCTAATTGAAGGAAAAACAGTTTTTGTTATTGGTTCAGGCCCTTCGTTATTAACGGCCATCCCAGTATTAAAAAGATACAGAAAATCAATTAAAATTGCTGCAGATAGTTCACTTGAATCACTTGTAAAAAATGGAATCATGCCAAACATCATAGTTACAGATTTGGATGGCGATGAAGACACATTAAAAAAAATTGCAAAAACACAAGCCATTTTTGTTGTTCATGCGCATGGTGATAATATGGAAAAGTTAGCATTAGCAAAAAAATTTAAAAATTGTATTGGAACAACACAATCAAAACCTTTTAGTAAAATACAAAATTTTGGTGGATTTACTGATGGAGATAGAGGAGTATTTCTTGCAAATCATTATGGGGCAAAAAAAATAATTTTGTTTGGAATGGATTTTGGAAAAAAAATTGGTAAATTTTCAAAGACAAAAAAAATAGATAGAGAAACAAAATTAATGAAATTAAAAAAAGGGGAAAATCTTTTAGAATGGTTATCAACTATTACAAAGTCAGAATTATTTACCACGTCAAAATCAATTAAGGGATTTCAAAAAATATCATACAAAGAACTGGATATTATAATTACCTAG
- the folP gene encoding dihydropteroate synthase: MTQIALDLINHVAKLANVGVGGKNPVRIMGILNTSPESFYKKSIHTSTIKIKNYIKEMENAGADFIDVGGMSTAPYLPTMISEKTESKRVLSAIKIIQNVSNLPISVDTCRAKVAKDALENGVEIINDISGLKYDDEMKKVVSKFSPSLILCAYDSKTVLGNPITSTKKLLRESLKIAKSSHISSEKIVLDPAIGFFRKTGQGQFFTKIKSDWVERDLSIIQNLNLIKQSFPILISVSNKSFLGRILGKENPADRLFGSIAAETISVVNGVDVIRTHNVQATKDAITVASNLSKQHKGL, encoded by the coding sequence ATGACTCAAATTGCATTAGATTTGATAAACCATGTGGCAAAACTTGCAAATGTAGGCGTAGGTGGAAAAAATCCTGTTCGAATAATGGGAATTCTAAATACAAGTCCTGAATCATTTTACAAAAAATCCATCCATACAAGTACGATTAAAATAAAAAATTACATAAAAGAGATGGAAAATGCAGGTGCTGATTTTATCGATGTTGGCGGAATGTCCACTGCACCATATCTGCCTACTATGATTTCTGAGAAAACAGAATCAAAAAGAGTTCTTTCTGCAATTAAAATTATTCAAAATGTCTCCAATCTACCAATCTCAGTTGATACATGTAGGGCCAAAGTTGCAAAAGATGCTTTGGAAAATGGTGTTGAAATAATCAATGACATTTCAGGATTAAAATATGATGATGAAATGAAAAAAGTAGTATCAAAGTTTTCACCCTCTCTAATTTTATGTGCATATGACTCTAAAACTGTTTTAGGAAATCCCATCACTTCAACTAAAAAACTTCTTAGAGAAAGTTTGAAAATAGCCAAAAGTTCTCATATTTCCTCTGAAAAAATTGTATTGGATCCTGCTATTGGATTTTTTAGAAAAACAGGGCAAGGTCAATTTTTTACCAAAATTAAGTCAGATTGGGTAGAGCGAGATCTATCGATAATTCAAAATTTGAATTTGATAAAACAAAGTTTTCCAATTTTGATCTCGGTTTCAAACAAATCTTTTCTGGGAAGAATTTTGGGAAAAGAAAATCCTGCTGATCGGTTATTTGGATCAATTGCAGCAGAGACAATCTCTGTTGTTAATGGGGTCGATGTTATCCGTACGCACAATGTACAGGCAACTAAAGATGCAATAACTGTTGCATCTAATCTGTCAAAACAACACAAAGGCTTATAA
- the guaB gene encoding IMP dehydrogenase translates to MEFKEGLTFDDVLLVPKYSDITSRSQTDLTTKLSRNISINIPFVSANMDTVTESSMAVAMARAGGIGIIHRFLTIEEQAHEVLKVKRSGSIMIENPYSITSNKSVQDAIDYANDMEISGLLVVDSNSKLIGIITERDLLFADPKLRIEDVMTKDVITAKFGVSLDESKEILHKHRIEKLPIVDDSGMIKGLITSKDITNNADFPNASKDKKGRPLVGAAVGVKGDFLERSESLLEAGADVLVVDIAHGHSENALSTIRNIKKAFPDCELIAGNIATAQGAEDLIKAGVDAVKVGVGSGSICITRVITGSGVPQLTAVMDCAKIGKDYGIPIISDGGTRTSGDATKALASGASSVMVGSMLGGTDESPGTVLTKNGKRFKVYRGMASLAASIGRKSKETGSISLDDDLNDYVAEGVEAMVPYKGTVTDILKQLTGGVRSGLSYCGAHTITQMQENAEFIKMSRAGFAESQPHDVSLM, encoded by the coding sequence TTGGAATTTAAAGAAGGATTAACTTTTGACGATGTTCTTCTTGTACCCAAATATTCAGATATTACAAGCAGAAGTCAGACCGATCTAACAACAAAATTATCTCGAAATATATCAATTAACATTCCTTTTGTAAGTGCAAATATGGATACTGTTACAGAATCCTCCATGGCTGTAGCAATGGCTCGTGCTGGCGGTATTGGAATAATTCACAGATTTTTGACCATAGAAGAACAAGCACACGAGGTTCTCAAAGTAAAACGTTCAGGAAGCATAATGATAGAAAATCCATATTCTATTACTTCAAACAAGTCTGTTCAAGATGCTATAGATTATGCAAATGATATGGAAATATCTGGTCTTTTAGTGGTTGATTCAAATTCCAAATTAATAGGAATAATAACGGAGAGAGATTTACTTTTTGCTGATCCAAAACTTCGCATTGAAGATGTTATGACAAAAGATGTCATTACTGCAAAATTTGGGGTTTCTCTTGATGAGTCTAAAGAAATCTTGCATAAACATAGAATTGAAAAATTACCAATAGTTGATGATTCTGGAATGATCAAGGGATTGATAACAAGTAAAGATATTACAAACAATGCTGATTTTCCAAATGCGTCAAAAGATAAGAAAGGACGCCCACTCGTTGGTGCTGCAGTTGGTGTAAAAGGTGACTTTTTAGAAAGAAGTGAATCTCTTTTAGAAGCAGGTGCAGATGTACTTGTTGTTGATATTGCACATGGTCATAGTGAAAATGCCCTGAGTACAATTCGTAATATCAAAAAAGCATTTCCTGACTGTGAACTGATTGCAGGAAACATTGCAACTGCTCAAGGTGCTGAGGATTTGATTAAAGCAGGTGTTGATGCAGTTAAGGTTGGTGTTGGATCTGGATCAATTTGTATTACTAGAGTAATTACTGGTTCTGGCGTTCCACAATTAACAGCAGTGATGGATTGTGCAAAAATTGGCAAGGATTATGGCATTCCTATAATTTCTGATGGTGGGACTCGAACTTCTGGTGATGCGACAAAAGCATTAGCTTCTGGAGCATCGTCTGTAATGGTAGGCAGTATGCTTGGCGGAACTGATGAATCGCCTGGTACAGTTTTGACTAAAAATGGAAAACGCTTCAAAGTTTATCGTGGAATGGCTTCTTTAGCTGCTTCAATTGGTAGAAAATCCAAAGAAACAGGTTCAATTTCCCTTGATGATGATCTTAATGATTATGTTGCAGAAGGGGTTGAAGCAATGGTTCCTTACAAAGGAACTGTTACTGATATTCTCAAGCAACTAACTGGTGGGGTACGCTCTGGATTGAGTTATTGTGGTGCTCATACAATTACACAAATGCAAGAAAATGCAGAATTTATCAAAATGTCAAGAGCCGGATTTGCAGAAAGTCAGCCTCATGATGTTTCTTTGATGTAA